DNA sequence from the Tachysurus vachellii isolate PV-2020 chromosome 16, HZAU_Pvac_v1, whole genome shotgun sequence genome:
TGTAGTGATggaatactgtatgtgtacccTCGTTATTGTAGCATTTCAATTTCCTTTTACTGGAACTAAGGGATAAGTCTGTTTTAAGTGGGTTCTACAAAGACATGGTTTATCTACAGTAGATTGGTGTATAAGAACTGTTGTGTCCTGCACAAAGCCTTGACTTCAACGCCACTGAACACCATTGGGATGAACTAAAATGCTGTCTGTACCATAGGCCTCCTCACCCGACATCAGCACCTGACCTCACTAACGCTCTCGAAGCTGTATGATGATTAATCCACATAGCCACTAATAGTATATACATGCACAATAAGTTAGTTTAAACAGTAGTGTAAAACTTAATAAATGACTGTCTAAAATGTTTAAGTACAAGATGTTTAAGTTTTTACTATCCAAAGCTGAGGTTTGTTGAGATTTCTATAACcgtttgtatgtttatttgttgATGATTTCACTTTTAAGAACATTAACAGTATTTATTGACCTTATTTAGCGTTgtattgttataaaaaataacaataccTCTCCCTTTAAAAAGGTTTACTTTGTGACAAAAGCTGAAAGTGGATTTGATGCCAtttttctaaattattattattctaatctCACTTTTCAAAATTGGTTGGATTAGTAaatgtcatgattttttttttgtttttatttttgtgatttatttattattattattactgttctAGAAtcatggaaaataataaataatatcgGAAATTATTCTGCCCATTCATTTTTTTGCACACATTATTTTGTTacagattttttgttttatgaataaactttaactttttagccataattattatcattattttttatgatgatgattatattattattattattattattattattattgttgttgttgttactataataattattttgtattataattttttatctaattattttttaataattatttattttattttattattattattgtattattatgattattattactattattgttattattattattattattattgttattataattataataataataattattattattgttattattattattgttatttctgaAATCAAGCTAAAACCACGAAGCGTTTCCGTGAAACCAACCAATCAGCGCCCTCCATGATCCTATGTGCGCGCTGTATGTCTAGCGGGCCAATCAGCGGCCGTCTTTTTGTAACACAGAGACGGCTAAGTGGGTTTGTTTGGGTGTTGAAGTGTACGTAGCGGACTCTGAGAAATCGGTCGGATTTCGTCCTAAAACACGGCGCTGTACGACGCATTCCTAAGTATTTTCCTTTATTCTTTGACGTACACGCATTAAAATGACGGGTAGATAAAGATATCCGTGTTGTCACCGCACTGGCCTGCGTGACCCAGCTGTCTGACGCTGTTTACATGATGTGCTTTATACTGCACTGAATCAGCTGGCAGTCTCTTAACATCAACAATAACAACTATAAATAATACAGCGTTGTGTGTGATCCAGATTATAGCAAAGTAACATGGACTCTGATGAGAAGCTAATATTTACACAAGAAAAATAATATaccattaaaatataaaacctttttaatggtatattaaatatgtttttaaatatttttagggAGTGACTTTACTGTCCTGGAGTATTGAGAATATTGGTTTggatttacaataataattgcATTAACAATAACATTAGTGAAGTATATTTAGCTAATTTATCTAACAAATGATATATCAGGTTCTTGTACATTctgtaatataaacacaatGTTTTGAATCATTGTGTGggacaaaaattaatatacagaaaaaaaggatttttttttttatatgaggAATGTAAAATGGCgaaatgtcatatttttgttttaaatctttttattttatttggaaagtttcatataaataaatgtaaagtggtctgaaaagaaagcaaacattttccattttaagctggaaatgaaaatttattttaaaactttaaaaggaCTCACGAGGCCGAAAAGCTGTCAAACCTATGGACTTTTACAAGGCTGTTAATTTAATTCCTCTTTTCTAAATTAATCGTATTGCTCGATGCcccttctttgtattttttctttcctttatgttatgttactattttaagatttaaataatatttcattgcattttgttatctgttatcatttgttattgaacaataaaaataataataattacagtatCTTTCATCACTAACATGGTTAACAAATTCTGCAGTCGTCATATGTACACAGTCGTACTGCTTCCACCTCTCATAGTGTAAAATTCACATATTATATTCACACGTTTCCATATTCATGTTATCAGTACTCTCTCTATTCTTATCATCCTTAATCAGCAACACTTTCATTTCCACAGAAGGGATTAATAAAAGTTTCTTTTCTTATCCTTCTCTTTAGGTTCAACTGTAGCGCCTGTCTCCCTTTCTTTATGTCCTTTGGAAAAGAACAAGTTGGAAGTTAAAAGGTAAACAAATAAGAAAGGACCTAGTGAGTGTCTGATGCATTaaaggtgtttatttaaaaatatgtataaatcaACATGTCTTTCCTAAAGACGCAATTTTAAGGCCGGACAATCTAGATTTGAAGTGTCCTCTCTGTGTCCACCAGATGTCAGCAGTagatgtgaggtgtgtttgtgagagactGTCAAGGCGCAGCATGTTTAAGCAGTGATCTAAGCCCAGAGCTCTGGTCATGGAGTCCCGCTTTGGGAATGTGGTGTTCAGCTCGCGCTTTGACTCCGGGAACCTGGGCCGGGTGGAGAAGGTGGAGGTGCCTGAACGTGATGCTGAGAGAAGCTCATTCTCACACGTCGACTACGAGTTCAGCGTCTGGACTAAACCTGACTGCGCAGACACCGAGTTTGAGAATGGGAATCGGTAAGAATGCTGTATTTACTCACCCTGGTCAATTGAAATTTTTTAATAGTAGATAGTGAAGGCATCTGAAGTTATAATCTATACAACCAAAAATAAGAATTCattctagtggaaagccttcacagaagagaaGAATGGAGCTCATTATAACAACATACACAGGGAATAAATCTGAAAAGGGtgttcaaaaagcacatttGGGTGTAATGGTTAGGAGTCtaagggaggcacggtggcttagtggttagcacgttcgcctcacacctccagggttgggggttcgattcccacctccgccttatgtgtgtggagtttgcatgttctccccgtgcctcgggggtttcctccgggtactccggtttcctcccccggtccaaagacatgcatggtaggttgattggcatctctggaaaattgtccgtagtgtgtgattgtgtgagtgaatgagagtgtgtgtgtgccctgtgatgggttggcactccgtccagggtgtatcctgccttgatgcccgatgacgcctgagataggcacaggctccccgtgacccgaggtagttcagataagcggtagaaaatgagtgagtgagtgagggttaGGAGTCTACATACTttggtcattcattcattcattcattcattcatcttctaccgcttatccgaactacctcgggtcacggggagcctgtgcctatctcaggcgtcatcgggcatcaaggcaggatacaccctggacggagtgccaactcatcgcagggctaCTTTGGTCATATTAGTAATTATTACAGTTACCCTAAAACATaaatgaaatcatattttttcctTAAAGCGTGTTGTCTTTATCTCTGTTTGAGTGCAGATCATGGTTCTACTTCAGCGTACGTGGTGTGCAGCCGGGTAAACTGCTGAAGATTAACGTGATGAACATGAATAAGCAGAGCAAGCTCTACTCTCAAGGCATGGCTCCATTTGTGCGCACCTTTCCTGTGAAAATGCGCTGGGAAAGAGTTCGGGAGAGACCGATGTTCGAGGTACTTATAATGTTGgttttgtagaagccaacattctgtttttctatttaagcttagacaaacatttataaatagtaactcctcctagtgcaccaaattcggatatgttgtagaacctggtctgaagtttgttgctattacttttctaagcgatccgagtaccggtacttccggtaccgggtctctaaatggccttttttcccatagtctcccattataaactttggaggtttataactcggcaagctttcgaactatctacaccaaactcggccatctcctttagggtgatactctgaacaaaggtttaaattggtgtaccgactggccttccggttgtgccgcagccccgcccccaaaatatgcaaaatcaaaaaactttttacaacatggacatgtgacatatcaaaacactcagaacaacgaggggaacttcctcacgtgtattctgatgacgtcacgtgacaaaaagtaacactgacccttatgtccactcgcctccaaaacgCACCgccctttgcaaatacttgcatcgtcaaagccaacatcaaagtttgttttttttttctttgtctttaacACTACAGTTCCACATGGTTGCATGATGTGGGGTTAGATCATTCTCCCTCTTTTAACCCTTTAACCTAACAGGGCTCCTGTTTAactctctgtgctttgtgtgaTGACTGTGCCTTTGGattctttgtttacttttaaccCTTATAGCTGCAAGCAGATATTTCCTGTCTCTCAAAGTGCTATGAACAAAGTATTGTCCTCTGTACCCTGTGTCCATGTAAAATTCTCTTATTTGCTTactcattaaaatgtttaaacaggATTAGTTTCTTTCCGTCGAGCTCTAGTAAGGATACACTGATCACGCACTGAGGAAAATGTCGGTTTTGTTGCTGATCTTACATTGATGCTTATTTTCACCTCTCTGACTACCTGAAAAGACATTTGAGTGCCTTCAATAtgtatgtgttgttttttttttctctctagatGTCAGAGAATCAGTTCACTTTGTCGTTCATGCATCGTGTGCTGGAAGGGCGAGGAGTCATCACATACTTCGCTTTCTGCTATCCGTTCTCCTACACCGAGTGCCAGGACATGCTTTTGCAGCTAGACCAGAGACTGCTCAGCCATTCTCACACACTAGGGCCTTgcaggtacaaacacacacaaacacacacacacacacacacaatgaatttttttttccttaatgaTTTTCTCAGTGACCCCAATGATTTGGTTTGCAGTAATTCACTGAACAGCCAAAATGAGAGAAACTCCAGAACATTTGTGTAGGATTGTGCAGCACTTTTATATTCCCCCTCCCTGTTTTTAGCCCGGCAGACAGTCTGTATTATCACCGTGAGTTGCTGTGTTACACTCTGGATGGGCACAGAGTAGACCTGCTGACTGTGACCTCCTGCCATGGCATGCTGGAGGAGAGAGAACCCAGACTGGAGAAACTCTTTCCTGACCACAGCACACCACGACCACACCGCTTTGCTGGCAAACGGGTATTTGTTCTTATATTGCAACTCTATCTCTAAAgaccaaaaaaatacaaacacttttgCTGCGATGGCTTAGGATTACATTTGCCATTGTTGTACAAAGTTATAGAAGTGAAagggtctggttcctctcaaggttttttcctctttttttttttttttttattttcagaaagctGACAATGTGAAAATGTCTGTtgtttgttgcaaataaaattgaactaaTCTTGACTAAAATGCTTGTATCACTTTAAGAGCCATCAGCGCTTAATGCTGCTGGTGTAATAATGTCTATACTTCGAGATGTTTTGGAAAGTAGTCCACTTTTGGGTGGTAACAGTTATTCCACTTTGCCGTATCACTCTAGCCCATTGTTGATTCTTTACCAGGTTGTGTATAAATCCCTACAGCTGATGTTCTgtatttgtgtatctgtgtgtaggtgtttttCATCAGCAGCAGGGTGCACCCCGGTGAGACACCCTCCAGCTATGTTTTTAATGGCTTCCTGAACTTCATTCTGAATCAGGAAGACCCACGGGCACAAATGCTGTGCCGGTTGTTTGTCTTTAAGCTCATTCCCATGCTCAATCCTGATGGAGTTGTCAGAGGTCACTACAGGTTGGTAACACGGGTTTTGTTTCTGGATCATGTTAGTCAGTTTAAGACCTAATTGGTTCCAGAAATATTTTAGGTTTAGTTGAAGTAATAAATCTATATTATAGAAGGTGCTTTATCCATGACCGTGTAATAatactgtgtgtatctgtgctttttttttgtgtacgGTTGGGTTATAAGGACGGACTCACGTGGTGTGAATCTTAACCGACAGTATATGAACCCGAGTGCTGAGCTTCACCCCTCCATCTACGGAGCCAAATCCCTCCTCCTCTACCATCACCGGCACAACCGCCTTAAACCCAGCTCTCCCTCTGCACTTAAACTCTCCAACCAGTCCAACACCACCGCCACCCCACTCCTCACTACGCCTCTTGAACTTGAACACTACCTCAATTGCCGCAACGAGGTGGAGCGATTAGAGGGCCCAACTCTTGACCTCTCGCAGATACCCATGCAGATGGATGAGAGTTGGGAGAGTAAAGGCAGAGTGAAGGGCAAGTTTGGGCTAGGCGATGAGAATGACTCGACCCCAAGCCGGAGTGACGCATGCGTCTCTAACCTCACCCCAACAGAGCAGATCCCACCGCAGGAAAGCGGAGTGGCCTATTACATAGACCTACATGGCCACGCCTCCAAAAGAGGATGCTTTATGTACGGTAACAATCTGCCTGATGAGAATCAGCAAGTAAGTGTGTATGAATATATTCTTATGTATTCTGTACAATACAGTGGTATACAATAACATGCTGTTTTATCTGTGTTCAGGTGGAGAACCTGATGTATCCAAAGCTGATCTCGATGAACTCGGCCCATTTTGACTTCCTCGGCTGTAATTTCTCAGAGAAGAACATGTATGCACGTGACAAGCGTGATGGTCAGTCTAAAGAGGGCAGCGGCAGAGTGGCCATACACAAAGCTATTGGAGTAGTTCACAGGTAACACACTagggattttttcttttaattattttaattatttacaatatatatttaaagttgtCTGGCTTTCATGCTGAGCATCGTTACTCTGTGATATAAACAGTAACCCGGTAACATTTGCTTTATTCTCTGTACAGTTACACGTTGGAGTGTAACTACAACACAGGCCGTTCAGTCAACACCATTCCACCCGCCTGCCATGACAACGGCCGTgccactcctcctcctcctcctgccttCCCTCCCAAATACACACCTGAAGTGTACGAACAGGTAAAATAACCCATTCAtaatttgtgtgtattataCTATGTCTCATCCTGGTATCGGGTTCCTTAAGGGATCATTCCTGTCTTTGTTCTCCAGGTTGGCCGTGCAGTTGCCATAGCAGCCCTGGACATGGCTGAATGTAACCCATGGCCGAGGCTCGTCCTGTCCGAGCACAGCAACCTGGTGAACCTACGAGCATCACTGCTCAAACACGTGCGCAACAGCAAGGGCTTGGTCTCCAACAGCCGCAAGAATGCAAACAAGGCTCCCGGCCCTCCGAAATGCGCGTGAGGACAATCTGAACAAATCTGTCTATCCACCTAAATTCTCACCTATGTTGTATATGatgcacatttgtttttctaccCCTTTGTTAAAAGAAATAACAGGTCCTTTTTCCACTGTATGTGTCAGAGGCCTGAGCAGCTCTGTTTCGGAGAATTCCCTTAGCCGGAGTCGCAGCCATGGCACGCGGAACGGCAGCATCCCTGGGAACAAGCAGACATCTCCACAGCTGAAGAGTTCCCCTAGCTTTACATTTGGCTGGAGCAGTTCTGGAAACACCCCCAGCTCACATAGACCTGCCCACAAAGCCCTGGGGCCAGTCAGAGGTGAGAGAGCGCTCTGGCGCTCTGTCATACGGATATATTTGAAAGAATATGCATGAATAACAGCACACAGCACTAGTGTTCTTGGATCAGGATTGTTGGTGAAATGTTTAGGaatatacatctttttttttttttttttttaaatttataaatttcTATGTCCATGgaatttttgttgtgtttttgttgtttagttAAAGATCTACACGGCTATAAAATGTTGAGAAACCCTGCAATGAGAGAGTGTTTCTAAATTTTTGGCTCAGGAGAAACTCAGCTTATGTGCATGCCAATGTTGTCCCTGTCTCCCAATTCACCCGATTAAACTTCTCATCTAATTTACATGTCTGAAATAATAAAGTAGTACAATGAACGTGGTTAATTGGAGAATGGGAAATGCTAAAGTGTGTTACTTCAGGCCCAGGATTGAGAAACAGAGTAACAGAGGACATGTCTGTTTTCAAAGCAGAGAATTAATTATGTATGCCGATTCAAGGATGCACCTGTTGGTGATGGAGCTTCTATTTCTTAAGGACTGACCTACTCTATTAGAATTTATGCATAACCGTCTATTGgaaatgtgtgtgcagtgtgtcacCCAGGTGCATCTCATATATCTGTCCCTGTAGAGTCGAAAGCTCTGGAGAAGAGGCGCCAACACCAACTCGGGCAGCGCCTCTCACTCCACTGTCCCAGCAACAGCCAAGCCGTCCCAGCACGTCCCCCACTCTccccttcttcctcttcctcctcctcctcctcttcctcctccccctcctcctccttggGGGCGGGGTCAGCCTCTTGTTCCATCAATACGGCAGGTCTGTACTCCCACACCGGCCTGCTCACCAAACTAAGCTCTCTGCACCACACCTGCCTCAGAGACACTCAGACAACACAGCCAGCACAGCAAGACTAACTGGCTGCTGTgtgcatgactgtgtgtgtgactgtgtgtgactgtgtgtgtgactgtgtgtgtgactgtgtgtgtgactgtgtgtgactgtgtgtgtgactgtgtgtgtgactgtgtgtgtgactgtgtgtgtgactgtgtgtgagactgtgtgtgcctgtgtgtgtgagcgttgtGTGAGCATTGTGTGAGCGTTGTGTGAGcgttgtgagtgtgttgtgagtgtgttgtgaatgtgtgtgttgtgagagtgtgtgttgtgagagtgtgtgttgtgagagtgtgtgttgtgagagtgtgtgttgtgagagtgtgtgttgagtgtgtgtgttgagtgtgtgtgttgtgagagtatgtgttgtgagagtatgtgttgtgagtgtgttgtgagagtatgtgttgtgagtgtgttgtgagagtgtgtgttgtgtgttgtgagtgtgttgtgagagtgtgtgttgtgaaagtatgtgttgtgaatgtgttgtgagagtatgtgttgtgagtatgtgttgtgtgtgttgtgagagta
Encoded proteins:
- the agbl5 gene encoding cytosolic carboxypeptidase-like protein 5 isoform X1; its protein translation is MESRFGNVVFSSRFDSGNLGRVEKVEVPERDAERSSFSHVDYEFSVWTKPDCADTEFENGNRSWFYFSVRGVQPGKLLKINVMNMNKQSKLYSQGMAPFVRTFPVKMRWERVRERPMFEMSENQFTLSFMHRVLEGRGVITYFAFCYPFSYTECQDMLLQLDQRLLSHSHTLGPCSPADSLYYHRELLCYTLDGHRVDLLTVTSCHGMLEEREPRLEKLFPDHSTPRPHRFAGKRVFFISSRVHPGETPSSYVFNGFLNFILNQEDPRAQMLCRLFVFKLIPMLNPDGVVRGHYRTDSRGVNLNRQYMNPSAELHPSIYGAKSLLLYHHRHNRLKPSSPSALKLSNQSNTTATPLLTTPLELEHYLNCRNEVERLEGPTLDLSQIPMQMDESWESKGRVKGKFGLGDENDSTPSRSDACVSNLTPTEQIPPQESGVAYYIDLHGHASKRGCFMYGNNLPDENQQVENLMYPKLISMNSAHFDFLGCNFSEKNMYARDKRDGQSKEGSGRVAIHKAIGVVHSYTLECNYNTGRSVNTIPPACHDNGRATPPPPPAFPPKYTPEVYEQVGRAVAIAALDMAECNPWPRLVLSEHSNLVNLRASLLKHVRNSKGLVSNSRKNANKAPGPPKCAGLSSSVSENSLSRSRSHGTRNGSIPGNKQTSPQLKSSPSFTFGWSSSGNTPSSHRPAHKALGPVRESKALEKRRQHQLGQRLSLHCPSNSQAVPARPPLSPSSSSSSSSSSSSPSSSLGAGSASCSINTAGNTDARSQPALQSKDRPTWTGSGIMIDGPGSTQSFPALQTTSLSQISLKEPSVDSILSIECKRLHGFRSELHFRPSRIPVLKTELSYRPLPHLECCDGPTIRAWKLVKPGLKKHLTDHTALHLVAKALLRNSSRSSEDKTDATTKQDGDPEAAQSELWPVTGSVSQSTET
- the agbl5 gene encoding cytosolic carboxypeptidase-like protein 5 isoform X2, whose amino-acid sequence is MESRFGNVVFSSRFDSGNLGRVEKVEVPERDAERSSFSHVDYEFSVWTKPDCADTEFENGNRSWFYFSVRGVQPGKLLKINVMNMNKQSKLYSQGMAPFVRTFPVKMRWERVRERPMFEMSENQFTLSFMHRVLEGRGVITYFAFCYPFSYTECQDMLLQLDQRLLSHSHTLGPCSPADSLYYHRELLCYTLDGHRVDLLTVTSCHGMLEEREPRLEKLFPDHSTPRPHRFAGKRVFFISSRVHPGETPSSYVFNGFLNFILNQEDPRAQMLCRLFVFKLIPMLNPDGVVRGHYRTDSRGVNLNRQYMNPSAELHPSIYGAKSLLLYHHRHNRLKPSSPSALKLSNQSNTTATPLLTTPLELEHYLNCRNEVERLEGPTLDLSQIPMQMDESWESKGRVKGKFGLGDENDSTPSRSDACVSNLTPTEQIPPQESGVAYYIDLHGHASKRGCFMYGNNLPDENQQVENLMYPKLISMNSAHFDFLGCNFSEKNMYARDKRDGQSKEGSGRVAIHKAIGVVHSYTLECNYNTGRSVNTIPPACHDNGRATPPPPPAFPPKYTPEVYEQVGRAVAIAALDMAECNPWPRLVLSEHSNLVNLRASLLKHVRNSKGLVSNSRKNANKAPGPPKCAGLSSSVSENSLSRSRSHGTRNGSIPGNKQTSPQLKSSPSFTFGWSSSGNTPSSHRPAHKALGPVRGNTDARSQPALQSKDRPTWTGSGIMIDGPGSTQSFPALQTTSLSQISLKEPSVDSILSIECKRLHGFRSELHFRPSRIPVLKTELSYRPLPHLECCDGPTIRAWKLVKPGLKKHLTDHTALHLVAKALLRNSSRSSEDKTDATTKQDGDPEAAQSELWPVTGSVSQSTET
- the agbl5 gene encoding cytosolic carboxypeptidase-like protein 5 isoform X3 translates to MESRFGNVVFSSRFDSGNLGRVEKVEVPERDAERSSFSHVDYEFSVWTKPDCADTEFENGNRSWFYFSVRGVQPGKLLKINVMNMNKQSKLYSQGMAPFVRTFPVKMRWERVRERPMFEMSENQFTLSFMHRVLEGRGVITYFAFCYPFSYTECQDMLLQLDQRLLSHSHTLGPCSPADSLYYHRELLCYTLDGHRVDLLTVTSCHGMLEEREPRLEKLFPDHSTPRPHRFAGKRVFFISSRVHPGETPSSYVFNGFLNFILNQEDPRAQMLCRLFVFKLIPMLNPDGVVRGHYRTDSRGVNLNRQYMNPSAELHPSIYGAKSLLLYHHRHNRLKPSSPSALKLSNQSNTTATPLLTTPLELEHYLNCRNEVERLEGPTLDLSQIPMQMDESWESKGRVKGKFGLGDENDSTPSRSDACVSNLTPTEQIPPQESGVAYYIDLHGHASKRGCFMYGNNLPDENQQVENLMYPKLISMNSAHFDFLGCNFSEKNMYARDKRDGQSKEGSGRVAIHKAIGVVHSYTLECNYNTGRSVNTIPPACHDNGRATPPPPPAFPPKYTPEVYEQVGRAVAIAALDMAECNPWPRLVLSEHSNLVNLRASLLKHVRNSKGLVSNSRKNANKAPGPPKCAGLSSSVSENSLSRSRSHGTRNGSIPGNKQTSPQLKSSPSFTFGWSSSGNTPSSHRPAHKALGPVRESKALEKRRQHQLGQRLSLHCPSNSQAVPARPPLSPSSSSSSSSSSSSPSSSLGAGSASCSINTAGLYSHTGLLTKLSSLHHTCLRDTQTTQPAQQD